In the genome of Flavobacterium panacagri, one region contains:
- a CDS encoding ferritin-like domain-containing protein — translation MIHTDETTKEAVKTLEGLISILEDGKLGYTNAAEHVNNAAMKTDFLEYARERALFIVELQDEINKLGKSTDTSGGGPLGALHRTWIDIKSSFTDGDPEAIINACITGEEAAIEKYKKALDDNELEHSQIYVVSKQLNSIQNTLSQIKMKGI, via the coding sequence ATGATACATACAGATGAAACCACAAAAGAAGCAGTTAAAACTCTGGAAGGATTAATTTCAATTCTTGAAGATGGAAAATTAGGATATACAAACGCGGCCGAACATGTAAACAACGCGGCAATGAAAACTGATTTTCTGGAATACGCACGCGAAAGAGCCTTATTTATTGTAGAATTACAAGACGAAATCAATAAACTCGGAAAATCAACAGACACTTCTGGCGGAGGTCCGTTAGGAGCTTTACACAGAACTTGGATTGACATCAAATCATCCTTTACTGATGGAGATCCTGAAGCCATCATCAACGCCTGTATTACTGGAGAAGAAGCTGCCATTGAAAAATACAAAAAAGCACTCGATGATAATGAATTGGAACACAGTCAAATTTATGTTGTTTCCAAACAATTAAATAGTATTCAAAATACTTTATCACAAATTAAAATGAAAGGAATTTAA